In Mustelus asterias chromosome 30, sMusAst1.hap1.1, whole genome shotgun sequence, a genomic segment contains:
- the LOC144481047 gene encoding uncharacterized protein LOC144481047, which yields MAWKCEDCGKGFKYPSQLETHRRRHTGERPFTCSRCGRGFIQSSSLCIHQRIHTEERPFSCCVCRKGFNQSFNLASHKRVHTGERPFTCSQCGKKFSQSANLAKHRRIHTEARPFTCSVWGKKFKESSNRAKHQRVHTGERPFVCSQCGKGFTHSANLLRHQRVHTGEKPFICCMCGKGFSQSSTLLTHQRIHK from the coding sequence atggcatggaaatgtgaggactgtgggaagggattcaaatacCCATcgcagctggaaactcatcgacgccgtcacactggggagaggccattcacctgctcccgatGCGGgaggggattcattcagtcatccagctTGTGTATACACCAAaggattcacactgaggagagaccattcagctgctgtgtgtgcaggaagggattcaatcagtcattcaacctagcatcacacaagcgagttcacactggggagaggccgttcacttgctcccagtgtgggaagaaattcagtcAGTCAGCCAACCTCGCAAAACAccggcgaattcacactgaggccagaccattcacctgctctgtgtgggggAAGAAATTCAAGGAGTCATCCAACCGAgcaaaacaccagcgagttcacactggggagaggccattcgtctgttcccagtgtgggaagggatttactcactcagccaatctgctgagacaccagcgagttcacactggggagaagccattcatctgctgtatgtgtgggaagggattcagtcagtcatccactctgctgacacatcagcgaattcataaGTAA
- the LOC144480888 gene encoding uncharacterized protein LOC144480888, producing the protein SNLEGQAASRIREKQWKCGDCGKRFKAPCELEIHRRSHTGEKPFTCPDCGKGFSQLSNLLTHQKIHTGERPFTCSECGKGFTDSSRLLTHGRIHTGERPFTCIECGKRFGDSSSLRRHKRVHTGERSFACSVCGKGFTLSSNLRRHQQIHAREKLFSCSECGKGFSDSSALQKHQRVHTGQRPYTCSDCGKGFTRSSHLLIHQRVHTGERPFTCTVCGKGFSASSTLQNHQAVHTGERSFTCSVCGKGFTQLSTLLRHQAVHTGERSFPCSVCGKGFTRSTSLLTHQRIHSGERPFSCTECGKGFTDSSSLWKHRRVHTGERPFICCVCGKGFTESSSLRTHRRVHTGEKPFTCSECGKGFADPSSLRKHKQVHTEERGCSPALSVGKDSLSHPTC; encoded by the coding sequence TCAAACCTGGAGGGACAGGCGGCCTCCCGCATCAgggagaaacagtggaaatgtggggactgtggaaaaAGATTCAAAGCACCGTGTGAGCTGgagattcatcgacgcagtcacactggggagaagccattcacctgccctgattgtgggaagggattctctcagttatccaacctgctgacacatcagaaaattcacactggggagaggccattcacctgctctgaatgtgggaagggtttcactgaTTCATCCCGTCTTCTGACACACGGACGcattcacacgggggagaggcctttcacctgcattgagtgtgggaagaggttcGGGGATTCATCCAGCCTCCGgagacacaagcgagttcacactggggagaggtcatttgcttgctcagtgtgtgggaagggattcactctttcatccaacctgcggagacaccagcaaatacacgccagggagaagctgttcagctgctcagagtgtgggaagggattcagtgattcctctgctctgcagaagcaccagagagttcacaccggGCAGAGGCCatacacctgctctgactgtgggaagggattcactcggtcatctcacctgctgatacatcagcgagttcacaccggggagaggccgttcacttgcaccgtgtgtgggaaaggattcagtgcatcatctaccctgcagaaccaccaggcagttcacactggggagaggtcattcacctgctccgtgtgtgggaagggattcactcagttatcaacCTTGCTGCGACACCAggcagttcacactggagagaggtcattcccctgctctgtgtgtgggaagggatttactaggTCCACtagtctgctgacacaccagcgaattcactctggagagagaccgttcagttgcactgagtgtgggaagggattcactgattcctcCAGCCTCTGgaaacaccggcgagttcacaccggggagaggccattcatctgctgtgtgtgtgggaaaggattcactgagtCGTCCAGTCTGCGGACACACcgtcgagttcacaccggggagaagcctttcacctgctctgaatgtgggaagggatttgctgatcCTTCCAGCCTGCGGAAACACAAGCAAGTTCACACGGaggagagaggctgttcacctgctctgagtgtaggaaaggattcactgagtcatccaacctgctga
- the LOC144481036 gene encoding uncharacterized protein LOC144481036, with product MERPWKCGDCGKGFQCPSALDTHRRVHTGERPFTCSVCGKGFSISTTLLRHQRVHSGERPFTCSVCGKGFTQLSSLLTHQRVHTGERPFACSDCGKGFSDRSTLWRHRRVHSGERPFTCCVCGKGFSHSSTLQTHRVTHMNERLFKCSDCGRSFKSSQTLMGHQRIHTEDRPFSCSYCVKRFRTSSQLLIHQRVHTGETPFTCSVCRKGFSHSSTLLAHQRVHTGERPFTCSDCGKGFTQISNLLTHQRVHTGERPFSCSECGNRFKRSSHLLRHQRIHK from the coding sequence atggagagaccatggaaatgtggggactgtgggaagggattccagtGCCCATCTGCACTGGACACACAtcgacgagttcacactggggagaggccgttcacctgctctgtgtgtgggaagggattcagtatatcaaccaccctgctgagacaccagcgagttcattctggggagaggccgttcacctgctccgtgtgtgggaaaggattcactcagttatccagcctgctgacccaccagcgagttcacaccggggagaggcctttcgcctgctcagactgtgggaaaggattcagcgaTCGTTCCACCCTGTGGAGGCACcggcgagttcactctggggagaggccgttcacctgctgtgtgtgtgggaagggattcagtcattcatccaccctgcagacacaccgtgTCACTCACATGAATGAGAGACtgtttaaatgctcagactgtgggcgtagcttcaaaagctctcagactCTGATgggccaccagcgcattcacactgaggacagaccgttcagctgctcttacTGCgtgaagagatttagaacatcatcccaactgctaatacaccagcgagttcacactggggagacacccttcacctgctctgtgtgcaggaagggtttcagtcattcatccaccctgttggcacaccagcgagttcatactggggagaggccattcacttgctctgactgtgggaagggattcactcagatctccaatctgctcacacaccagcgagttcacactggggagaggccgttcagctgctctgagtgtgggaatagaTTTAAACGGTCATCTCACCTGctaagacaccagcgaattcacaagtga